In one Streptomyces sp. T12 genomic region, the following are encoded:
- the wecB gene encoding non-hydrolyzing UDP-N-acetylglucosamine 2-epimerase, whose amino-acid sequence MTRQNEPSYRAPWSPERSIDGVHGTMWEGSRDRIACVVGTRPEAVKMAPVILELRRRPWADPVVITTGQHGSVVEQTLGCFGIEPDVGLGTRHRPHSLSQLSARLLRELGGHLDRADWRAVVVQGDTSSALAGSLAGFFSSIPVVHVEAGLRSGDLRSPFPEEAHRRMIAQVSSLHLAPTHHADANLRREALSVGRAVVTGNTVIDAVVMAGRSAAAAGDPLVRRIEASSSRLVLVTAHRRENWGEPIARIGRAVAELSRRHRGTTFLMAAHMNPAVRSALEEATRGLANVLLPGPVAYAPFSRLLSRARLVITDSGGIQEEAAAFGLPVLVTRRNTERFEGLCGGLARLVGTEQAAIVAAAEEELARADAFLEAGESGAPHLRPNPYGDGLAAQRCAAACGWLLGHNDRPQDIPPPPVSEGLPVVPVGRS is encoded by the coding sequence ATGACCAGACAGAACGAGCCATCGTACCGGGCGCCATGGTCACCGGAACGCTCCATCGACGGGGTCCACGGCACCATGTGGGAGGGAAGCCGGGACCGTATCGCGTGTGTCGTCGGGACGCGGCCGGAGGCCGTGAAGATGGCGCCCGTCATCCTGGAATTGCGCAGGCGGCCGTGGGCGGATCCGGTGGTGATCACCACGGGCCAGCATGGTTCGGTCGTCGAGCAGACGCTGGGCTGTTTCGGCATCGAACCGGATGTCGGGCTCGGCACCCGGCACCGTCCCCATTCGCTGTCCCAGTTGTCGGCGAGGCTGCTGCGTGAGCTCGGCGGGCACCTGGACAGGGCCGACTGGCGTGCCGTCGTGGTCCAGGGCGACACGTCCTCGGCCCTGGCCGGCTCCCTGGCGGGTTTTTTCTCCTCGATCCCGGTCGTCCATGTGGAGGCTGGGCTGCGCTCGGGCGACCTGCGTAGCCCTTTCCCTGAGGAGGCGCACCGCCGGATGATCGCGCAGGTGTCGTCCCTGCATCTGGCCCCCACCCACCACGCGGATGCCAATCTCCGGCGGGAGGCTCTGTCGGTGGGCCGGGCCGTCGTCACCGGCAACACCGTGATCGACGCGGTCGTCATGGCGGGCCGCAGCGCGGCCGCTGCCGGGGACCCCCTGGTCAGGAGGATTGAGGCGTCGTCATCCCGGCTGGTCCTGGTGACTGCGCATCGCAGGGAGAACTGGGGGGAACCCATCGCGCGCATTGGCCGGGCCGTCGCCGAGCTCAGCCGTCGGCATCGGGGGACGACGTTCCTGATGGCCGCGCACATGAACCCGGCGGTGCGTTCCGCACTTGAGGAAGCCACCCGTGGTCTGGCCAATGTGCTGTTGCCCGGCCCGGTCGCCTACGCGCCGTTCAGTCGGCTGCTGAGCAGGGCCCGGCTGGTGATCACCGATTCCGGGGGGATCCAGGAGGAGGCCGCGGCGTTCGGCCTTCCGGTGCTGGTGACCCGGCGGAACACCGAACGCTTTGAGGGCCTGTGCGGCGGGCTGGCGCGCCTGGTCGGAACGGAGCAGGCGGCCATCGTGGCAGCGGCCGAGGAGGAACTCGCCCGCGCGGACGCCTTCTTGGAGGCGGGAGAGAGCGGAGCGCCGCACCTCAGGCCCAACCCGTACGGGGACGGCCTGGCGGCCCAGCGCTGCGCGGCGGCCTGCGGCTGGCTCCTTGGGCACAACGACCGGCCTCAGGACATCCCCCCACCGCCGGTCTCCGAGGGTCTGCCGGTCGTTCCCGTCGGCCGTTCATGA
- a CDS encoding glycosyltransferase: MKLLRLIDAIGYTVITASACYFATAMGMGLLELRRQRTSLPVQGDAGYGNPHLGRQDQLHLYTLVPCLNEATVIGSTVTGLAGPRSTVVVIDDGSDDDTAEAAVRDAPGGEVVVLRRNPPFARQGKGEALNHGIRFVRHAVRTRGQDPRQVVVCVMDADGRLSDRALAHVIPLFNDPTTGGVQLGVRIRNRRANFLTWFQDYQFWSMAAVTQLGREATATVSLGGNGQFTRLSALDSIGTRPWSASLTEDLDLAISLALRGWQLRTTAHASVDQQAIEHLGRLIRQRTRWYQGHMTAIARCGEIWRSPHLAHLSALEMVCYLLVPWALDLPWSLLFQYCLAWFLLCPSYVILRHHASYPGLRDTWLAWPVGLLLWYLLAFAPALITSWAYLRRDRRVGRLRALLMGHSFVVMNYLSFLCAWKALFRMARGRTSWVKTTRESEHPGT; the protein is encoded by the coding sequence GTGAAACTCCTCAGACTCATCGACGCGATCGGCTACACCGTCATCACCGCCTCCGCGTGCTATTTCGCCACCGCCATGGGCATGGGGTTGCTCGAACTGCGTCGGCAGAGAACATCGCTGCCGGTCCAGGGGGACGCCGGTTACGGAAACCCCCACCTCGGACGGCAGGACCAGCTCCATCTGTACACATTGGTGCCCTGCCTCAACGAGGCCACGGTCATCGGCTCCACCGTCACCGGCCTGGCCGGCCCGCGCTCCACTGTCGTCGTCATCGACGACGGCTCCGACGACGACACCGCAGAGGCTGCCGTACGGGATGCCCCCGGCGGTGAAGTCGTGGTGCTGCGGCGCAATCCGCCGTTCGCGCGGCAAGGCAAGGGCGAAGCCCTCAACCACGGAATCCGTTTCGTCCGCCACGCCGTGCGCACGCGTGGACAGGACCCCCGCCAGGTCGTCGTCTGCGTCATGGACGCCGACGGCCGGCTCTCCGACCGGGCGCTGGCCCATGTCATACCGCTGTTCAACGACCCCACCACCGGCGGCGTGCAGCTCGGCGTCCGCATCCGCAACCGGCGGGCGAACTTCCTCACCTGGTTCCAGGATTACCAGTTCTGGTCCATGGCCGCCGTCACCCAGCTCGGCCGCGAGGCCACCGCCACCGTCAGCCTCGGCGGCAACGGCCAGTTCACCCGGCTGTCCGCGCTGGACAGCATCGGGACCCGTCCGTGGTCCGCCTCACTCACTGAGGACCTCGACCTGGCCATCAGCCTCGCTCTGCGTGGCTGGCAGCTACGCACCACCGCCCACGCCTCCGTCGACCAGCAGGCCATCGAACACCTCGGCCGCCTGATCCGCCAGCGCACCCGGTGGTACCAGGGCCACATGACCGCCATCGCACGGTGCGGCGAGATCTGGCGCTCACCGCATCTGGCCCACCTGTCCGCGCTGGAGATGGTCTGCTACCTGCTCGTCCCCTGGGCACTGGACCTGCCCTGGTCACTGTTGTTCCAGTACTGCCTGGCCTGGTTCCTGCTGTGCCCGTCGTACGTGATCCTCCGCCACCACGCGTCGTACCCCGGGCTGCGCGACACCTGGCTGGCCTGGCCGGTCGGCCTCCTGCTGTGGTACCTGCTGGCCTTCGCCCCAGCCCTGATCACCTCCTGGGCCTATCTGCGCCGGGACCGCCGAGTCGGCCGTCTCCGCGCGCTGCTGATGGGGCATTCGTTCGTCGTCATGAACTACCTGTCGTTCCTCTGTGCCTGGAAGGCGCTGTTTCGCATGGCTCGCGGCCGCACTTCCTGGGTCAAGACAACCCGCGAGTCCGAACACCCCGGTACCTGA
- a CDS encoding site-specific integrase, whose translation MTDLLVAPAAQPATNLRGKEAAALLRAFPPRPRATSWLATQLSRDSVLDRLQQPPFRATTDSAQSVRMGGARMLLGWLETFPGDTWQQRWEASPAADAYAGWGDALMAWCRSEGRKPRQDATPSGMLALISADVIRPRLQWLSPNSSRQLRPAIAGARDPDGFARLSAQIPAGELVTSPASEALKVIALIVAAQGGGVDDIVVGDLLTLLQIKANQNAQNGPVLRAYTWLRNRGQFPPDAPATLQNLPARSGQVAPAGLVDRFPLRCKPVRDLLVSYLTERQAALDYTSLRVLANHLVGLFWADLERHHPGIDSLRLPRELSEAWKTRIAVKTIRRRQPDGTTSEITAPRASAAAVKMNVRAFYLDIAEWALDEPEKWGPWAAPSPISEGDCGAKKMEQEQKSRSDRRTRERLPVLPLLVRVADRRLKEAKARLDAVDSAPLSTTVTVLGETFTLPQTSRRADGRPGYVWDAHGNRRNPRAEEKQAFFAWATIEILRHTGIRAEELLELSHHSIIRYILPTTSEVVPLLQIAPSKTEKERLLLISPELADVLSALVTRVRQADGRIPAIPTYDMHERTWNPPMPVLYQWSVSGERRPISGAFVRTALNDTLDASGLVGKDGEPLRFQPHDFRRIFITDAILNGLPPHIAQVIAGHDSISTTMGYAAIYPSDVIEAHRAFIARRRQTRPTEEYRAITSEEWEEFLGHWERRKLALGECGRAYGTDCAHEHACVRCPVLIVDSSDRSRLEEIRHNLRDRIAEAEREGWLGEVEGLSASLAAADEKIAQLDVRQQRKKSPTFLGIPSLNQLPTYAGKYPDQ comes from the coding sequence ATGACGGACCTCCTGGTCGCACCAGCTGCCCAGCCGGCAACCAACCTGCGGGGGAAAGAGGCCGCGGCCCTGCTCCGAGCCTTCCCGCCGCGCCCCCGAGCAACGTCATGGCTGGCAACCCAGCTATCCCGAGATTCCGTTCTCGACCGACTTCAGCAGCCGCCCTTCAGGGCTACGACAGACAGCGCCCAGTCCGTGCGGATGGGCGGCGCCCGGATGCTGCTGGGCTGGTTGGAGACCTTTCCCGGAGACACATGGCAGCAGCGCTGGGAAGCCAGCCCCGCCGCCGACGCCTACGCCGGCTGGGGCGACGCCCTCATGGCCTGGTGCCGCAGCGAGGGGAGGAAGCCTCGCCAAGATGCCACTCCCTCCGGCATGTTGGCACTGATCAGCGCGGACGTCATCCGGCCCAGACTGCAGTGGCTTTCCCCCAACTCTTCGCGCCAGCTTCGCCCCGCCATCGCTGGGGCACGTGATCCTGACGGCTTCGCACGCCTGTCGGCTCAGATCCCCGCGGGTGAGTTGGTTACCTCCCCCGCCTCCGAGGCCCTGAAAGTCATCGCCTTGATCGTCGCGGCTCAAGGCGGCGGCGTCGATGACATCGTGGTGGGCGACCTGCTCACACTCCTGCAGATAAAAGCAAACCAAAACGCCCAGAATGGTCCTGTCCTGCGCGCGTACACCTGGCTCCGCAACCGTGGCCAGTTCCCTCCAGATGCCCCAGCCACGCTGCAGAACCTCCCGGCCCGGAGCGGACAGGTCGCTCCCGCAGGTCTCGTTGACCGCTTCCCCTTGCGCTGCAAGCCGGTCCGCGATCTGCTCGTCAGCTACCTCACCGAACGCCAAGCCGCACTCGACTACACGAGCCTGAGGGTCCTGGCCAACCACTTGGTGGGCCTGTTCTGGGCCGACCTGGAACGCCACCACCCGGGCATCGACAGCCTCCGGCTGCCGAGGGAGTTGAGCGAGGCGTGGAAGACCCGCATCGCCGTAAAGACCATCCGCCGACGCCAACCGGACGGCACAACATCTGAGATCACCGCCCCACGGGCCAGCGCGGCGGCCGTGAAGATGAACGTGAGGGCTTTCTATCTCGACATCGCTGAATGGGCCCTCGACGAGCCCGAAAAGTGGGGCCCGTGGGCCGCGCCGAGCCCGATCAGCGAAGGCGACTGCGGCGCCAAGAAGATGGAACAGGAACAGAAGTCCAGGTCAGACCGGCGCACGCGTGAGCGTCTGCCGGTCTTGCCACTGCTCGTTCGCGTCGCTGATCGCCGCCTCAAAGAGGCCAAGGCACGTCTCGATGCCGTCGACTCCGCGCCTTTGAGCACCACGGTCACCGTTCTTGGTGAGACCTTCACTTTGCCTCAGACCTCCCGGCGGGCTGATGGGCGGCCGGGGTATGTCTGGGACGCCCACGGAAACCGCCGAAACCCCCGCGCAGAAGAGAAGCAGGCGTTCTTCGCATGGGCAACCATCGAAATCCTCCGTCACACGGGCATCAGGGCCGAAGAGCTTCTGGAACTCAGCCACCACAGCATCATCCGTTACATACTTCCCACCACCAGTGAAGTCGTTCCACTGCTGCAGATCGCCCCCTCCAAGACAGAGAAGGAACGCCTCCTCCTCATCAGCCCCGAACTCGCTGACGTTCTCAGTGCGCTCGTCACCCGCGTTCGGCAGGCTGACGGCCGGATTCCAGCTATCCCGACCTACGATATGCATGAGAGGACATGGAATCCTCCCATGCCGGTCCTCTATCAATGGTCCGTCAGCGGAGAACGGCGCCCTATCTCTGGCGCTTTCGTCCGAACAGCATTGAATGACACTCTCGACGCCTCCGGCCTTGTCGGCAAGGACGGCGAGCCGTTGCGTTTCCAGCCGCACGACTTCCGGAGGATCTTCATCACCGATGCCATCCTCAATGGCTTGCCTCCGCACATTGCCCAAGTGATCGCAGGTCACGACAGCATCAGCACCACGATGGGATACGCCGCCATCTACCCGTCCGACGTCATCGAGGCGCACCGCGCCTTTATTGCCCGGCGCCGCCAGACCAGACCTACCGAGGAATATCGTGCGATCACCTCGGAGGAATGGGAAGAGTTTCTTGGGCATTGGGAGAGAAGAAAGCTGGCACTCGGAGAATGTGGGCGCGCTTACGGAACAGATTGCGCGCATGAGCATGCTTGCGTCCGCTGCCCCGTACTCATCGTAGACTCCAGCGACAGGTCAAGACTCGAAGAGATCCGTCATAATCTCCGCGACAGAATTGCCGAAGCCGAAAGGGAAGGGTGGCTGGGTGAAGTCGAGGGCCTCTCTGCCAGCCTTGCTGCTGCCGACGAGAAGATCGCCCAGCTTGACGTGAGGCAACAACGGAAGAAGTCACCTACGTTCCTAGGTATCCCTTCCCTCAATCAACTACCTACTTACGCCGGGAAGTATCCAGACCAGTAG
- a CDS encoding site-specific integrase encodes MRQRSDPERDLKNFVLPELGQLLKTEDPWEPYRMVDANGAPVEPVAVYFKDLMAADSSPLTVRSYGMDLLRWWRFLWAQGFVWDRAVRGDARDFTLWMQLADKPVRSHWRHRGMDPAESSSLQRRNGSPAPGTPNPVTGKPTVGAKYAASTRAHCETVLRTFYDFHLELNTGSLLVNPFPLVRSRRSGRAQSHHNPERDHQRQRTGLYRPTVPQLVPRRVPDDKYTEVFAGLRSHRDRALLAFWVATGARAEELLTASQSDAVVGQQTVGVIRKGTREYQELPATPDAFVWLRLYQEEAWRKGVPRGRKQPLWWTLRRPWRPLNYDAARAMFNRANQILGANWTLHDLRHTATFLMLDDPGMPPAYVQHILGHKHLSTLDIYNRPTRDDVIAAGLAHHARQQQRRHNPPPALPSPAYSTDSLNVLFGGPLR; translated from the coding sequence ATGCGCCAGCGGAGTGATCCCGAAAGGGATTTGAAGAACTTTGTCCTGCCCGAGCTCGGTCAGTTACTCAAGACCGAGGACCCCTGGGAGCCGTACCGGATGGTGGATGCGAACGGAGCCCCGGTGGAGCCGGTGGCGGTGTATTTCAAGGACCTGATGGCAGCCGACAGCTCTCCGCTGACGGTTCGCTCGTACGGGATGGACCTGTTGAGGTGGTGGCGGTTCTTGTGGGCACAGGGATTCGTCTGGGATCGCGCCGTTCGTGGAGACGCCCGAGACTTCACGCTGTGGATGCAATTGGCGGACAAACCCGTACGCTCCCACTGGCGCCACCGCGGTATGGACCCTGCCGAGTCATCTTCTCTCCAGCGTAGGAACGGCAGTCCAGCACCTGGAACTCCGAACCCGGTAACGGGGAAGCCGACGGTCGGCGCGAAATACGCGGCCAGCACGCGGGCCCACTGCGAGACGGTCCTGCGTACGTTCTACGACTTTCACCTGGAGCTCAACACCGGTTCCCTGCTGGTCAATCCGTTCCCCTTGGTCCGCAGTCGCCGCTCCGGGCGTGCTCAGTCCCATCACAACCCGGAGCGCGATCATCAGCGTCAGCGCACCGGTCTCTACCGGCCCACTGTCCCGCAGCTGGTTCCGCGCCGGGTTCCCGATGACAAGTACACCGAGGTCTTTGCCGGCCTGCGCTCGCACCGCGATCGGGCTCTTCTCGCCTTCTGGGTCGCGACCGGGGCCCGTGCCGAAGAACTGCTCACCGCATCCCAGAGCGACGCGGTCGTCGGCCAGCAGACCGTTGGGGTGATCCGAAAGGGCACCCGTGAGTACCAGGAACTGCCCGCCACACCCGACGCGTTCGTCTGGTTACGGCTCTACCAGGAAGAAGCCTGGCGCAAGGGAGTTCCCCGCGGTCGCAAGCAGCCACTCTGGTGGACTCTGCGTCGTCCGTGGCGACCGCTGAACTACGACGCGGCCCGTGCCATGTTCAACCGCGCCAACCAGATCCTGGGCGCCAACTGGACCCTTCACGACCTGCGGCACACCGCGACCTTCTTGATGCTCGACGACCCGGGGATGCCCCCGGCCTACGTCCAGCACATCCTCGGCCACAAACACCTGTCGACCTTGGACATCTACAACCGCCCTACCCGGGACGACGTCATCGCGGCAGGTCTGGCCCACCACGCTCGGCAGCAGCAACGGCGCCACAACCCGCCACCGGCCCTGCCCTCGCCGGCCTACAGCACCGACTCCCTCAACGTGCTGTTCGGAGGCCCGCTCCGATGA
- a CDS encoding bifunctional 2-polyprenyl-6-hydroxyphenol methylase/3-demethylubiquinol 3-O-methyltransferase UbiG, with product MLGFESKNTGIWTAYGAHQLARGIELPELDTWAWDIPEVGPGIEVFGDVKGLRVLDLGSGLGRHAARMAALGAKVTAVDASPTQHQRAAARYPDNPGLHLVCADAVTHLRNADPYDLIYSVSGVPFMDPRRLLPALANGLRPGGRFLFTALHTNSHGVGPMTEVAARAEVLRLPGTRQEHLVHMWVC from the coding sequence ATGCTGGGCTTCGAGTCAAAGAACACAGGTATCTGGACCGCGTACGGTGCCCACCAGCTCGCCAGGGGTATCGAGCTGCCCGAGCTGGACACGTGGGCCTGGGACATTCCGGAAGTCGGCCCCGGCATCGAGGTATTCGGCGATGTGAAGGGGCTGCGCGTGCTCGACCTGGGCAGCGGGCTCGGGCGGCACGCTGCCCGCATGGCCGCCCTGGGCGCGAAGGTCACCGCCGTGGATGCCTCCCCCACCCAGCACCAGCGCGCCGCCGCCCGCTACCCCGATAACCCCGGCCTCCACCTGGTGTGCGCCGACGCCGTGACTCACCTGCGCAATGCCGATCCGTACGACCTGATCTACTCGGTCAGCGGCGTGCCCTTCATGGACCCGCGCCGGCTCCTGCCCGCGCTGGCCAACGGGCTTAGGCCCGGCGGGCGCTTCCTGTTCACCGCGCTGCACACCAACTCCCACGGCGTCGGGCCCATGACCGAGGTGGCCGCCCGCGCCGAGGTGCTGCGGCTGCCCGGCACCAGGCAGGAGCACCTGGTGCACATGTGGGTGTGTTGA
- a CDS encoding methyltransferase domain-containing protein produces the protein MTTPASTASAAYWEPLWAQGRRYRQLDDAERRLMDEYLGPGHARPALNIGSGDGALARHLHHDLGYRTTGVDCSASAVALAAAQDTGTGPGPAWLCLDITSDDLTALPESAFSVITCRLVYRWMEDKPTFLDRVRWLLAPGGTFWVVTEITGRRTTTDPALLGLCITPAEAETLTAGWSVVRTADLDVLRCYALRP, from the coding sequence ATGACCACCCCCGCGTCCACCGCGAGCGCTGCCTACTGGGAGCCGCTTTGGGCCCAGGGCCGCCGGTACCGGCAGCTGGACGACGCCGAGCGGCGGCTGATGGACGAGTACCTAGGCCCCGGCCACGCCCGCCCTGCGCTCAACATCGGCAGCGGCGACGGCGCCCTGGCCCGGCACCTCCATCACGATCTCGGGTACCGCACGACCGGCGTCGACTGCTCTGCCAGCGCCGTCGCGCTCGCCGCCGCCCAGGACACCGGCACCGGTCCGGGGCCAGCTTGGCTGTGCCTCGACATCACCTCCGACGACCTCACCGCCCTGCCGGAGTCGGCGTTCTCGGTCATCACCTGCCGCCTGGTCTACCGGTGGATGGAGGACAAGCCCACCTTCCTCGACCGCGTCCGCTGGCTCTTGGCGCCCGGCGGGACGTTCTGGGTCGTCACAGAGATCACCGGGCGCCGCACGACCACCGATCCGGCCCTCCTGGGGCTCTGCATCACCCCCGCGGAAGCCGAGACGCTCACGGCCGGATGGTCCGTCGTCCGCACCGCCGACCTCGACGTCCTGCGCTGCTACGCCCTACGTCCCTGA